One genomic window of Glycine soja cultivar W05 chromosome 9, ASM419377v2, whole genome shotgun sequence includes the following:
- the LOC114425101 gene encoding aldose 1-epimerase-like: protein MTKIFFVLLLCLIIAASSGFVNCFDVEKKEKIGIFELNKGDLSLKVTNWGASILSLVIPDKNGKLSDVVLGYDSVKDYTNDTTYFGATVGRVANRIGGAQFTLNGIHYKLVANEGNNTLHGGARGFSDVLWKVKRYQKEGPSPSITFSYHSIDGEQGFPGDLLVTVSYILTGKNQLVILMKGKTLNKPTPVNLANHAYWNLGGHNSGNILNEVVQIFGSKITPVDSKLIPTGKFASVKGTAYDFLKPQTVGSRINQLAETKGYDINYVLDGEKGQKIKLAAIVQDKKSGRVLELFTNAPGLQFYTGNYVKDLKGKGGYVYQSHSGLCLESQAFPDSVNQPNFPSTIVTPEKPYKHYMLFKFSTKNPYISSK, encoded by the exons ATGACCAAGATCTTCTTTGTATTGCTGTTATGTCTGATCATAGCAGCTTCTTCTGGGTTTGTGAATTGCTTTGATgttgaaaagaaggaaaagattGGAATTTTTGAGCTCAATAAAGGTGACCTTTCTTTGAAGGTCACCAACTGGGGTGCTTCAATTTTGTCCCTGGTGATTCCTGATAAGAATG GAAAGTTGAGTGATGTTGTTCTTGGATATGATTCTGTTAAGGATTACACT AATGATACAACATATTTTGGAGCAACTGTTGGCCGGGTTGCTAACAGAATTGGAGGAGCTCAGTTTACTCTAAATGGAATCCATTACAAATTAGTTGCTAATGAAGGAAACAATACACTTCATG GTGGAGCCAGAGGATTTAGTGATGTTCTTTGGAAAGTGAAAAGGTATCAAAAAGAAGGTCCAAGTCCCAGCATTACCTTCAGTTACCACAGTATTGATGGTGAACAAG GATTCCCTGGTGATCTCCTAGTAACTGTGAGCTACATTCTAACTGGGAAAAACCAATTGGTTATACTTatgaaaggaaaaactctaaacaaGCCAACACCAGTGAATTTGGCAAACCATGCTTACTGGAACCTAGGAGGCCACAACAGTGGCAACATCCTAAATGAAGTGGTGCAGATCTTTGGTTCCAAAATCACACCTGTGGACAGCAAACTCATTCCAACAGGCAAATTTGCTTCGGTGAAAGGAACAGCTTATGATTTCCTTAAGCCACAAACTGTTGGAAGCAGGATCAATCAATTGGCTGAAACCAAAGGCTATGACATCAACTATGTTCTTGATGGTGAGAAGGGCCAAAAGATCAAGCTAGCAGCTATAGTGCAGGATAAGAAATCAGGGAGAGTGTTGGAGTTGTTCACAAATGCTCCTGGTTTGCAGTTCTACACTGGTAACTATGTTAAGGATTTGAAGGGAAAAGGTGGATATGTGTACCAATCTCATTCAGGACTATGTTTGGAGTCTCAAGCCTTCCCTGATTCAGTGAATCAGCCTAATTTCCCTTCAACAATTGTGACACCAGAAAAGCCTTACAAGCATTATATGCTTTTTAAGTTTTCCACCAAAAATCCCTACATTAGTTCAAAGTGA
- the LOC114425816 gene encoding O-acyltransferase WSD1-like has translation MEHQKEEQLEPVSPVGQYFNSSMLCIYIIGVLEFEVPIDDLQTYALLKDVFLPINPRFSSIMVQDKDGEKRWKQVDVNLTDHVNIPTFPEGKTAESYDKYFHDYLSSIAMEQLPQSRPLWDIHIINYLTSDASSTIIFKLHHALGDGYSLMGALLSCLQRADDPSLPLSFPSLKQSKQEPSSTKSFCRKFSWMCSSAFNTVSDFGWSVLKSSIISDDKTPIRFGDEGADYQPISISSMTFSIDHIRAIKSRLGVTINDVVTGIVFYGTRLYMQDMDSKSKTAHSTALVLLNTRNVEGYQSINDMLNTKATGPWGNRITFLHVPIPKLNETRTTNPLEFIWDTHNIIKRKKQSLGVVLTGTLLKIEGKLRGQEAVAKRIRGTLTKSSAVISNLAGPIQQMALANHPVKGLYFTLAGGPESLVISVMSYMGVLSVTLKTEKDFIDEHKLKLCMQSAFEIILQAAMEIPQETKP, from the exons ATGGAACACCAAAAAGAGGAGCAACTAGAACCAGTGAGTCCTGTGGGACAATACTTCAACAGCTCTATGCTATGCATATACATCATTGGAGTTTTAGAATTCGAAGTTCCAATAGATGACTTGCAAACATATGCTCTTCTTAAAGATGTTTTCCTTCCCATCAATCCACGCTTCTCCTCCATCATG GTCCAAGATAAAGATGGAGAGAAAAGATGGAAGCAAGTTGATGTAAACTTGACGGACCATGTCAACATCCCCACATTCCCCGAAGGAAAAACAGCGGAAtcttatgataaatattttcatgattATTTATCAAGCATAGCAATGGAGCAATTACCACAAAGCAGACCATTATGGGATATTCACATAATCAATTACCTTACAAGTGATGCATCCAGCACTATAATATTTAAGCTTCACCATGCACTTGGAGATGGCTATTCTCTCATGGGTGCTCTTCTTTCTTGTCTTCAACGAGCCGATGACCCTTCTCTTCCCTTGTCCTTTCCTTCTCTCAAACAATCTAAACAAGAACCTTCTTCCACTAAAAGCTTTTGCAGAAAATTTTCTTGGATGTGTTCCTCTGCCTTCAACACTGTCTCAGATTTTGGATGGAGTGTATTGAAGAGTAGCATCATTAGTGATGATAAAACACCGATAAGGTTTGGAGACGAAGGAGCCGACTATCAACCAATTTCCATATCAAGCATGACATTCTCCATTGACCACATCAGGGCCATCAAATCAAGGCTCGGAGTG ACAATAAATGATGTGGTCACTGGAATTGTCTTCTATGGAACTAGATTATATATGCAAGATATGGACTCCAAATCAAAGACCGCACACTCCACAGCATTGGTATTACTGAATACGAGAAACGTTGAAGGTTACCAATCGATCAATGATATGCTAAATACTAAAGCCACGGGTCCATGGGGGAACAGAATTACCTTCTTGCATGTTCCAATACCGAAATTAAATGAAACAAGAACTACAAACCCTCTTGAATTTATTTGGGACACACATAACATAATCAAGAGGAAGAAACAATCTCTAGGAGTTGTACTCACCGGGACACTTTTGAAGATAGAGGGCAAATTGAGGGGACAAGAG GCAGTAGCTAAACGCATTCGTGGCACATTGACAAAATCAAGTGCAGTGATTTCAAACTTGGCTGGACCAATACAACAAATGGCTTTAGCTAACCATCCtgtgaaaggcttgtatttcaCATTGGCCGGTGGACCTGAA AGTCTAGTCATTTCAGTTATGAGCTATATGGGAGTCCTAAGTGTTACCCTCAAAACGGAAAAAGACTTCATAGACGAACATAAATTGAAGTTGTGCATGCAAAGTGCATTTGAGATAATTCTCCAAGCAGCTATGGAAATTCCTCAGGAAACCAAACCTTAG
- the LOC114367351 gene encoding homeobox-leucine zipper protein HAT7-like: MAFPPPHGFTFNTTHEEDHHHLPPTSLNPFPSLPPQHFQGGASFMLKRSMSFSGIENKCDEVLHGDDELSDDGIFQCGEKKKRLNLEQVKALEKSFDLGNKLEPERKVQLAKALGLQPRQVAIWFQNRRARWKTKHLEKEYEVLKKQFEAVKADNDVLKVENQKLQAELQAVKSRDWCEAGMMSHKKETEGSWSNGSDNSLEINLDHSRTLGLNSPISSQNGKNLLLPNSLNPTSITQLLQDDGLCNMFHNIDAQQNFWPWPDQQHQRFH; this comes from the exons ATGGCCTTCCCACCTCCTCACGGTTTCACGTTTAACACTACTCATGAAGAAGATCACCACCACCTCCCTCCAACCTCTCTCAACCCCTTCCCCTCTTTGCCACCCCAACACTTTCAAG GGGGTGCATCTTTCATGTTGAAGCGGTCCATGTCGTTTTCCGGCATTGAGAACAAGTGCGATGAAGTACTACATGGAGACGATGAGTTATCCGATGATGGGATCTTCCAGTGtggggagaagaagaagaggttgAATTTGGAACAGGTGAAGGCTCTTGAGAAGAGTTTTGATCTGGGGAACAAGCTTGAGCCAGAAAGGAAAGTTCAGTTAGCTAAGGCTTTGGGGTTGCAGCCAAGACAAGTTGCCATATGGTTTCAGAATAGAAGGGCCAGATGGAAAACCAAGCATTTGGAGAAGGAATATGAAGTCCTCAAGAAGCAGTTTGAAGCAGTCAAGGCCGATAATGATGTTCTTAAGGTTGAGAACCAGAAACTACAGGCAGAG TTACAAGCTGTAAAAAGTAGGGATTGGTGTGAAGCTGGAATGATGAGCCATAAGAAAGAAACTGAGGGTTCATGGAGCAATGGAAGTGATAACAGTTTAGAGATTAATCTAGATCACTCAAGAACACTAGGTTTGAATAGTCCCATATCTTCTCAGAACGGTAAAAACCTACTACTACCCAATTCGTTAAACCCCACCAGCATaacacaactccttcaagatgATGGCTTGTGCAACATGTTTCACAACATTGATGCACAACAGAACTTTTGGCCCTGGCCTGATCAGCAGCACCAGCGTTTCCATTGA